The DNA region GTTCGGCGGTCTCTCCGTTCACGTCCACGGTGTAGTTGCCCCCGGCGTCCACGCGCTGGACGAAGGTGACCTCCTTCGTCTCGCCTGCGGGCACGCGCGCGGACTCGTTAGCCAGTTGCTCGCCGAACATCGTCAGCGCGACCGCCCATTCGCCGACCTCGTTGCCAGTATTTTCGACCGTCGCGGTAATCTCGACTCGCTCGCCTGCCGCAATGGTCGAGGCGTTCAGCGCCACGTCGGTCACGCTAATGTCGGCCGGAAGCGTCTCTTTCACCGTCAGCGTCCCCGCCGACGCCCCGCCGACCGTCGTCTCGTAGGTGCCCGGCGACGGCGCGCTTCCGGACAGCGTCACGTCCGTCCGCTCGCCTGCGGGCACCTCGATTTCTTTCGAGACCAGCGCGCTCCCGTCCGCGGTGAGGTTCACCGTGGCGCTCCGGGGGGCGGTCCCGGCGTTCTCGACGGTCACGTTCGCCGTCACGTCGCCGCCGGTCGCCACCGTGTCGGCCGACAGCTCGGCCCCGCTGGCCGACAGCGAGCGGTCCGCGCCGACCGCGAGCGCGCCCAGCGAGTCGGTCGTCGCCGTCACTCGGTAGCCGTCGGCGCTCGACGCCGCGACCGTCGCGTCGAGTTCCCGCCACCCGTCGTCGTACTGGTAGACTGAAACGTCGTCGCCGCCGTTCAGCGCGCCGACTGCGGACCGCTCGACGGCGAACCCGACCGTCGCGCTCTCGACGCCGCTATCGAGGTATTCCGCGTCGAGACCGAAGTAGGCCAGCGACTCGTCGGTCGCGGTCAGCGCCGCGGTGCCGTCGGGCGCGTCGGCGCTCGCCGCAGTCTGGAAGACGATGTGCGCGTCGTCTTCAGTCGGTTCGACCGCCAGACGCGCGAACTGAACGCCGGTCTCGTTGCCGACCGCGCTGGCGGGCAGGTCGGCTTTCACCCGCCGGTCGTCCTGCGCCTGCCGCACGTCCACGGCCGCCGAGTTCGCTCCCGTCTGTGTCGTCTCGGTCAGAATCGGTGGCGGGCCGAAGCCGCCACCGCCTCCACCGCCACCCCCGCCGCCCGTAGCCTTCTCCTCTGGCTTGACGAGGATTTCGGTCGTCGCGGTGTCGGTGTCGCCGCCGTCGTCCGCGACCGTCACGGCTGCCTCGTAGGTGTCTGCGCTCCCGTACTCGTGGGTCGCGGTCGCGTTCTCGCCAGTGGTGTTGTCCTCGATTTCGCCATCGCCGTCGAAGTCCCAGCGGTACTCGGCGACGGGACTCTCGCCGCTCGCGTCGGTCGAGTTACTCGCGTCGAAGGTCACCGACTCGCCGACCCGCGTCTCGTTGGTGACCGAGAGCGCCGCGCTCGGTTTGTCGGTGACTTGCACGCCGATTTCGCCGGTCGAGTTCCGCTGACCCGCCGCGTCGGTCACGACGAGTTCGACCGTCGCGGACCCCTGCTGGTCGAACCCCTCGTAACGAACCGATTCGCCGGTCGCGGAGTCGGTGTCGCCGCCCTGCCGGAACAGCCACTCGTAGGTCAGCGGCGTACTCTCGTCGCTCGCCGACGCGCTCGCGTCGAGCGCGCCGCCGACCGATAGTTCCTCGCCCTCCTCGACGCTCACCGAGTCGATGGTCGGCGTCGTCGCATTTGTCACGGTGACATTCACGCCATCAGTGTCGGTGTTGCCGTGGGTGTCCGTGACCGTGAGATTCACCCGGTAGTCGCCCGCCGACTCGAACGTAACGCTGGTCTCGTTCGCGTCCGGGTCCGCCACGTCTCCACCGGGCGCGCGCCACTCGTAGGACTCGACGACGCCGGTGCCGTCGCTGCTCTGGGTTCCGTTGAGGGGTATCGGCGCGCCCGCTTCGACCGTCGTCGGGTCCGCCGAGGCGCTGGCCTCGGGGTCGTCGGTCTCCACGATTTCTATCCGCTTGGTAGCGTTGTCGGTGTTTCCGAGACGGTCGGTGACGGTGAGCCTGATGGTCTTCTCGCCCGGCGACGAGAAGGTCCGCTCGGCGGTGTCGCCGCTGGCCGCCGAGCCGTTCAGGTCCCACTCGTACCGCGAAATGGCAACGTTGTCGGAACTCGCGGACCCGTCGAACGCGACTGATTCGCCGACGACGTGTGTCGCGGGGTCGCCCTCGCTCGTTGCGTCGAAGTCGGCGGTCGGCGGTCGGTC from Halorussus pelagicus includes:
- a CDS encoding PKD domain-containing protein, encoding MNADKTALLSLTLAVLLVASVLPANMVGMVGTARADHEDGPVYTVRQPGTSVCYEIAPYSHDHPKMVPEVEKRGTNTVGDVTGPYRDSDWNGFESIESIMDYRYHDGGRGQTEHYAPYLNTPYMNENWEYSTYGLYNWSHDGDSHMFFYENANGEVSLVVRHDRLYDHYNTASHRKYNGLYGGIAGDGFHESSPDGGRVSWEFRNLPEGEWAYIDDMYPRENLDDVYTDGDGTRYGHREAEYDSEPLREFSGGTFDIDWRWGDNRTDGGAYRGFHNLGDGEQVTIDPETFRNVDRWEVRDNTGHDDMDGELKDLRMDRPVVIERGANCLDASISADRNPAETGESVTFTAGSGAEGYRWDFDGDGEIEENTSARQASYTYNDSGTREATVTMVEGDRTLTASTTVEVGADRPPTADFDATSEGDPATHVVGESVAFDGSASSDNVAISRYEWDLNGSAASGDTAERTFSSPGEKTIRLTVTDRLGNTDNATKRIEIVETDDPEASASADPTTVEAGAPIPLNGTQSSDGTGVVESYEWRAPGGDVADPDANETSVTFESAGDYRVNLTVTDTHGNTDTDGVNVTVTNATTPTIDSVSVEEGEELSVGGALDASASASDESTPLTYEWLFRQGGDTDSATGESVRYEGFDQQGSATVELVVTDAAGQRNSTGEIGVQVTDKPSAALSVTNETRVGESVTFDASNSTDASGESPVAEYRWDFDGDGEIEDNTTGENATATHEYGSADTYEAAVTVADDGGDTDTATTEILVKPEEKATGGGGGGGGGGGFGPPPILTETTQTGANSAAVDVRQAQDDRRVKADLPASAVGNETGVQFARLAVEPTEDDAHIVFQTAASADAPDGTAALTATDESLAYFGLDAEYLDSGVESATVGFAVERSAVGALNGGDDVSVYQYDDGWRELDATVAASSADGYRVTATTDSLGALAVGADRSLSASGAELSADTVATGGDVTANVTVENAGTAPRSATVNLTADGSALVSKEIEVPAGERTDVTLSGSAPSPGTYETTVGGASAGTLTVKETLPADISVTDVALNASTIAAGERVEITATVENTGNEVGEWAVALTMFGEQLANESARVPAGETKEVTFVQRVDAGGNYTVDVNGETAELGVTESSGGFGDDPPGIPGFGVGAALVALASAMLVARLGSRTRD